One region of Roseicitreum antarcticum genomic DNA includes:
- a CDS encoding Fur family transcriptional regulator, with the protein MPNTPVHPARAFETHDHDACAGDTLARAEQAVRDQGGRMTPVRRRTLEILLEEHRAMGAYDVLQRLATDGFGHQPPVAYRALEFLVEHGLAHRIRRLNAFTACMHPGDAHQAVFLICRQCDSVAEAREDAVRTALNAASAALGFEVERASIEASGLCPKCRDAGA; encoded by the coding sequence ATGCCGAACACCCCCGTTCATCCCGCACGCGCTTTTGAGACGCATGACCACGACGCCTGCGCCGGGGACACATTGGCGCGGGCGGAACAAGCCGTGCGCGATCAGGGCGGGCGGATGACCCCGGTCAGGCGGCGCACGCTGGAGATCTTGCTGGAAGAACACCGCGCCATGGGGGCCTATGACGTGTTGCAGCGGCTGGCGACGGACGGGTTCGGGCATCAGCCTCCGGTCGCCTACCGGGCGCTGGAGTTCCTGGTGGAACACGGGCTGGCGCACCGCATCCGGCGGCTGAACGCCTTTACCGCCTGCATGCACCCGGGGGACGCGCATCAGGCGGTGTTCCTCATTTGCCGTCAGTGCGATTCGGTGGCTGAAGCACGCGAAGACGCCGTGCGCACCGCCCTGAATGCCGCCAGCGCGGCGTTGGGGTTCGAGGTGGAGCGCGCGAGTATCGAAGCCTCGGGCCTGTGTCCCAAGTGCCGGGACGCGGGCGCATGA
- a CDS encoding metal ABC transporter ATP-binding protein: MSLLSAEGLSVTYGGVTAIRDVDFTIGRGEIVTVVGPNGSGKSTFLRALLGMIPAMAGSVTRAPGLRIGYVPQRLHIDAALPLPVRRFLSLPVRNSAADMARVLKQVGVPDVADQDMAGLSGGQFQRVLLARALLTKPDILVLDEPTQGLDQPGVAAFYRLIEEMRATLGCAVLSVSHDLHVVMSASDRVICLNGHICCEGAPRVVSNAPEYRALFGLGTGGALALYQHDHDHDHDGGAHGHAHAHDPDTRDDAPQQNARA, from the coding sequence ATGAGCCTGTTGAGTGCAGAGGGGCTGAGCGTGACCTATGGCGGCGTCACCGCGATCCGGGATGTGGACTTCACGATCGGGCGGGGCGAGATCGTCACTGTGGTTGGCCCCAATGGATCAGGGAAATCGACATTTCTGCGCGCGCTCCTCGGGATGATCCCGGCAATGGCCGGTAGCGTCACCCGCGCGCCGGGCTTGCGCATCGGCTATGTGCCGCAGCGACTGCATATCGACGCCGCCCTGCCGCTGCCGGTGCGCCGATTCCTGTCGCTGCCGGTGCGAAACAGCGCAGCGGACATGGCGCGCGTGCTCAAACAGGTCGGTGTGCCCGATGTCGCCGATCAGGACATGGCGGGCCTGTCGGGCGGGCAGTTTCAGCGCGTGCTGCTGGCGCGCGCCCTGCTCACGAAACCCGATATCCTGGTGCTGGATGAGCCAACGCAAGGGCTGGACCAGCCCGGGGTGGCGGCATTCTACCGGCTGATCGAAGAGATGCGGGCGACGCTGGGCTGCGCGGTGCTGTCGGTCAGCCACGACCTGCATGTGGTGATGAGCGCGTCGGACCGGGTGATCTGCCTCAACGGCCATATTTGTTGCGAGGGGGCACCGCGCGTCGTCTCGAACGCGCCGGAATACCGCGCGCTGTTCGGGCTGGGCACCGGCGGCGCGCTGGCACTGTACCAACACGACCATGACCACGATCACGACGGGGGGGCGCATGGACATGCACACGCGCATGACCCAGACACGCGGGACGATGCGCCACAACAGAATGCGCGCGCATGA
- a CDS encoding metal ABC transporter permease, with translation MLDDFLVRALIAGLAVALATGPLGCFVVWRRMAYFGDATSHAAILGVALALGFAVSVFAGTLFVALLMAMIVSTLAGRGWAMDTTLGVLAHSSLALGLVAVSFLPGVRVDLSAYLFGDILAVSRADLAVIVPGALAVAALVIWRWRALLTATLSEDLAHAAGLHPARERLVLTVALAVVVAVSIKVVGALLIAAMLIIPAATARNFARTPEGMAAMAVGIGALSALGGLRLSLSYDTPAGPSIVAIAAGLFAGSVVARTLWQQVRAARG, from the coding sequence ATGCTGGATGATTTCTTGGTGCGCGCGCTGATCGCCGGGCTGGCGGTCGCGCTGGCCACCGGGCCTTTGGGCTGTTTCGTGGTCTGGCGCCGCATGGCGTATTTCGGCGATGCCACGTCGCACGCCGCAATCCTTGGCGTGGCGCTGGCGCTGGGGTTTGCAGTCTCGGTCTTTGCGGGCACGCTATTCGTGGCCCTTTTGATGGCGATGATCGTCAGCACGCTGGCCGGGCGCGGCTGGGCGATGGATACCACGCTGGGCGTGCTGGCGCATTCGTCGCTGGCGCTGGGATTGGTGGCGGTCTCATTCCTGCCGGGCGTCCGGGTGGATCTGAGCGCCTATCTGTTCGGCGACATCCTCGCCGTGTCGCGCGCCGATCTGGCGGTGATCGTGCCGGGCGCGCTGGCCGTCGCGGCGCTAGTGATCTGGCGCTGGCGCGCGCTGCTGACCGCGACCCTGTCCGAAGATCTGGCCCATGCCGCAGGCCTGCACCCCGCGCGCGAGCGCTTGGTGCTAACCGTCGCACTGGCTGTGGTGGTCGCGGTATCAATCAAGGTCGTGGGCGCGCTTCTGATCGCGGCCATGCTGATCATCCCCGCCGCCACGGCGCGCAATTTCGCCCGCACCCCCGAGGGGATGGCCGCCATGGCGGTAGGCATCGGCGCATTGTCGGCTCTTGGCGGGTTGCGCCTTTCGCTGAGCTATGACACCCCCGCAGGCCCCAGCATCGTCGCCATCGCCGCAGGCCTCTTCGCCGGATCGGTCGTGGCGCGCACGCTGTGGCAACAGGTAAGGGCGGCGCGCGGCTGA